Proteins encoded together in one Porites lutea chromosome 2, jaPorLute2.1, whole genome shotgun sequence window:
- the LOC140928548 gene encoding uncharacterized protein has protein sequence MISKKTVQSNMEWTEEHDNCLCQEILVLEPFKYKKGSISRGQMWEKIANNLNGLELPRFKVSKRAVRERYTLLSEKFKAKMKDEEKASGIECDLSDVEKALEEIAEKEVAAEDTVENDKKKLDNAKAVEMRNRALESLGKTQKRQRNEDEENAKPKQKSRRSGGDTIAYLREKNVLVQKWKEEELQLQKQRVEVEGKREDQSRKQHQDMMKILLEQTKQQQEQMQSFQQMFTSMQQQQSQIIMKLLERKNNLA, from the exons ATGATCTCAAAGAAAACAGTGCA ATCAAACATGGAGTGGACGGAGGAACATGACAACTGCTTGTGCCAAGAAATTTTAGTACTTGAACCCTTTAAGTACAAGAAAGGAAGCATTTCTAGAGGTCAGATGTGGGAAAAAATTGCAAACAATCTGAACGGCCTTGAGCTCCCCCGATTCAAAGTCAGTAAGCGTGCTGTTAGAGAGAGATACACGCTGCTGAGCGAGAAATTTAAAGCAAAGATGAAAGACGAAGAGAAGGCCAGCGGAATCGAATGTGATTTGAGTGATGTGGAAAAGGCTCTGGAAGAAATAGCCGAAAAAGAAGTTGCAGCTGAAGACACCGTGGAAAACGACAAGAAGAAACTTGACAACGCAAAAGCAGTGGAAATGAGAAACAGAGCTCTAGAGAGCTTGGGCAAAACACAGAAGAGGCAGCGGAATGAGGATGAGGAGAATGCGAAACCAAAGCAAAAAAGTCGTAGAAGTGGAGGTGACACAATTGCATATTTGCGCGAAAAAAATGTGCTTGTTCAAAAGTGGAAAGAGGAAGAATTGCAGCTGCAAAAGCAGAGAGTTGAAGTTGAGGGTAAACGGGAAGATCAgtcaagaaaacaacatcagGATATGATGAAAATCTTGCTAGAACAAACTAAGCAGCAACAAGAGCAGATGCAAAGCTTTCAGCAGATGTTTACCTCAATGCAACAGCAGCAGTCTCAGATAATTATGAAgcttctagaaagaaaaaataacttggcTTGA